A genomic stretch from Kribbella jejuensis includes:
- a CDS encoding glycoside hydrolase family 27 protein, whose product MVNPPMGWNSWDCFGTTVTEAEVLANARVMHDELLPFGWDTVVVDIAWYDPTARSHGYNENAPVVLDDHGRQLPAPLRFPSAADGAGFGPLAAQVHGLGLKFGLHIMRGIPRRAVELDLPVFGTEWTARDVADPDHVCPWNPDNLGLNHDHPGAQAYYDAQVAQFAEWGVDFVKADDMLAPYHGREIAAYARAIERSGRDIVLSLSPGTQLSTHHLDHLRANAQLWRISDDLWDRWEDVHAQFARLARWAPFQQDGGWADADMLPLGHIGIRAERGDDRDSRLTLDEQKTLLTLWAMARSPLMMGGDLPTSSPETLALLKNPALAELLNTSYDGREIIREPLDDGELIVWTARGDNCSYAAIFWTGAAPREVSVPLESLAAHGSPHDLWGKPDGAPVPAHGVRWLKFS is encoded by the coding sequence ATGGTGAACCCACCGATGGGCTGGAACAGCTGGGACTGTTTCGGCACCACCGTCACCGAGGCCGAGGTGCTGGCCAACGCCCGGGTCATGCACGACGAGCTGCTGCCGTTCGGGTGGGACACGGTCGTCGTCGACATCGCCTGGTACGACCCGACCGCGCGCTCGCACGGCTACAACGAGAACGCCCCGGTCGTCCTGGACGACCACGGCCGTCAACTGCCGGCGCCCTTACGGTTCCCTTCCGCCGCAGATGGCGCCGGCTTCGGGCCACTCGCCGCGCAGGTACACGGCCTCGGGCTGAAGTTCGGGCTGCACATCATGCGCGGGATCCCGCGCCGGGCGGTCGAGCTCGATCTGCCCGTGTTCGGCACCGAGTGGACGGCGCGCGACGTCGCCGACCCGGACCACGTCTGCCCGTGGAACCCGGACAACCTCGGGCTGAACCACGACCACCCCGGCGCGCAGGCGTACTACGACGCCCAAGTGGCGCAGTTCGCCGAATGGGGTGTGGATTTCGTCAAGGCCGACGACATGCTCGCGCCGTACCACGGCCGGGAGATCGCGGCGTACGCGCGGGCGATCGAGCGCAGCGGACGCGACATCGTGCTGTCGTTGTCGCCCGGCACGCAACTGTCCACGCATCACCTCGATCACCTGCGCGCGAACGCGCAACTGTGGCGGATCTCGGACGATCTGTGGGACCGCTGGGAGGACGTGCACGCCCAGTTCGCGCGGCTGGCGCGGTGGGCTCCGTTCCAGCAGGACGGCGGTTGGGCGGATGCGGACATGCTGCCGCTCGGTCACATCGGCATCCGCGCCGAGCGCGGCGACGACCGGGATAGCCGGCTCACTCTCGACGAGCAGAAGACGCTGCTCACGCTGTGGGCGATGGCCCGATCGCCGCTGATGATGGGTGGCGACCTGCCGACGAGCTCACCGGAAACCCTTGCGCTGTTGAAGAATCCGGCGTTGGCCGAGCTGCTCAACACCTCGTACGACGGTCGCGAGATCATCCGCGAACCGCTCGACGACGGCGAGCTGATCGTCTGGACGGCGCGTGGAGACAACTGCTCGTACGCGGCGATCTTCTGGACCGGAGCGGCACCGCGCGAGGTGTCGGTGCCGCTGGAATCCCTTGCCGCACACGGTTCTCCACACGACCTGTGGGGTAAGCCGGATGGGGCGCCCGTGCCGGCACACGGGGTGCGCTGGTTGAAGTTCAGCTGA
- the dgoD gene encoding galactonate dehydratase, with the protein MKIVGYETFLVAPRWQFLRVDTDEGISGWGEPIVEGRAEAVQGAVTALMEYLVGQDPLRVEEHWQVMAKGGFYRGGPVLSSALAGIDQALWDIKGRFHDVPVHELLGGPVRDKARVYTWVHGRDNAELVDEAQAKVASGFTAVKLNLSEALPPIPSAAQLRAAVSRVEVLREALGDGIDIALDFHGRFSTAATRQILPLLEPLLPMFVEEPVTPEYSRDLRRITESTSIPIAIGERLFSRWDFRDVLPTGIGVAQPDISHAGGVSEVRRIAALAETYDVSVAPHCPLGPITLAASLQIDFAIPNFLIQEQSLGIEYGGGNALLDYLVDPRVFAFTDGHVLRPTGPGLGIEINEDVVRAAAAEPHRWRSPVLRHDDGSFAEW; encoded by the coding sequence GTGAAGATCGTCGGTTACGAAACGTTTCTCGTGGCGCCGCGGTGGCAGTTCTTGCGGGTTGATACCGATGAAGGGATCAGCGGGTGGGGTGAGCCGATCGTCGAAGGGCGCGCGGAGGCTGTGCAGGGTGCAGTCACGGCCCTGATGGAGTATCTGGTCGGCCAGGATCCGTTGCGGGTCGAGGAGCACTGGCAGGTGATGGCCAAGGGCGGCTTCTACCGTGGCGGGCCCGTGCTCTCGAGCGCACTCGCCGGGATCGACCAGGCGCTGTGGGACATCAAGGGGCGGTTCCACGACGTTCCGGTGCACGAGCTGCTCGGTGGACCGGTGCGCGACAAGGCACGGGTCTACACCTGGGTGCACGGTCGCGACAACGCAGAGCTCGTCGACGAGGCGCAGGCCAAGGTCGCCAGCGGTTTCACCGCGGTGAAGCTCAACCTGTCCGAGGCGCTGCCGCCGATTCCCTCGGCGGCTCAGCTGCGGGCCGCGGTGAGCAGGGTCGAGGTGCTCCGCGAGGCACTCGGCGACGGGATCGACATCGCCCTCGATTTCCACGGCCGGTTCAGTACGGCGGCCACCCGGCAGATCCTGCCGCTGCTCGAGCCGCTGCTGCCGATGTTCGTCGAGGAGCCGGTCACCCCGGAGTACTCCCGCGACCTGCGCCGGATCACCGAGTCGACGAGTATCCCGATCGCGATCGGCGAGCGGCTGTTCTCCCGCTGGGACTTCCGCGACGTGCTGCCCACTGGCATCGGCGTCGCGCAGCCGGACATCTCGCACGCCGGCGGCGTCTCCGAGGTCCGCCGGATCGCCGCGTTGGCCGAGACGTACGACGTGAGCGTCGCCCCGCACTGCCCGCTCGGACCGATCACGCTGGCCGCCAGCCTGCAGATCGACTTCGCGATCCCGAACTTCCTGATCCAGGAGCAGAGCCTCGGCATCGAGTACGGCGGCGGCAACGCGCTGCTCGACTACCTGGTGGATCCGCGAGTGTTCGCGTTCACCGACGGGCACGTGCTGCGGCCGACCGGTCCGGGGCTCGGCATCGAGATCAACGAGGACGTCGTCCGGGCAGCGGCCGCGGAGCCGCACCGCTGGCGATCACCCGTGCTGCGGCACGACGACGGATCGTTCGCCGAATGGTGA
- a CDS encoding DUF4032 domain-containing protein, translating into MRRECLRGQLAARLVPVPRFVATRPDTGLLSLPWDIPLEDWPEDQLVALPRGISRHVVRFVRVNGSVYAIKEVLEHLAMHEYRLLRDLERLEAPSVEPVGVITDRVDRDGEPIDSILITRHLQFSLPYRALFSSTLRPDTVNRLIDALVALIVRLHLLGFFWGDCSLSNTLFRRDAGAFAAYLVDAETGELHQDISDGQRAHDLYTAEINLFGELLDLQEGGLLDESIDPQETVESIQKRYEALWAELTAPEEFGGDEMHRLDSRIRRLNELGFDVAEIDIITDWDGSQVRIQPKVVDAGHHSRRLLRLTGLDVEENQARRLLNDLDSFAAATDQQNEDEEIVAHQWLTDVFEPVVRSVPRNLSRKLEPAEIFHEVLEHRWFLSEEAGHEVDTMEAARSYVNDVLAAKPDEKLALPTAPVSEPD; encoded by the coding sequence ATGCGGAGGGAGTGCCTGCGAGGTCAGCTTGCTGCCAGACTGGTACCCGTGCCTCGATTCGTCGCCACCCGCCCGGACACCGGACTGCTGTCGCTCCCGTGGGACATCCCGCTGGAAGACTGGCCCGAAGACCAGCTGGTCGCGCTGCCGCGCGGTATCTCGCGGCACGTGGTCCGCTTCGTCCGGGTCAACGGCAGCGTGTACGCGATCAAGGAGGTCCTCGAGCACCTCGCGATGCACGAGTACCGCCTGCTCCGCGACCTCGAACGGCTCGAGGCCCCGTCGGTCGAACCGGTCGGCGTGATCACCGACCGCGTCGATCGCGACGGCGAGCCGATCGACTCGATCCTGATCACCCGGCACCTGCAGTTCTCACTGCCGTACCGGGCCCTGTTCTCCAGCACCCTGCGCCCGGACACCGTGAACCGGCTGATCGACGCACTGGTGGCGCTGATCGTCCGGCTGCACCTGCTCGGGTTCTTCTGGGGCGACTGCTCGCTGTCGAACACGCTGTTCCGGCGCGACGCCGGTGCGTTCGCGGCGTACCTCGTGGACGCCGAGACCGGCGAGCTGCACCAGGACATCTCCGACGGGCAGCGCGCGCACGACCTGTACACCGCGGAGATCAACCTGTTCGGCGAACTCCTCGACCTGCAGGAGGGCGGGCTGCTCGACGAGTCGATCGACCCGCAGGAGACCGTCGAGTCGATCCAGAAGCGGTACGAGGCGCTGTGGGCCGAGCTGACCGCGCCGGAGGAGTTCGGCGGGGACGAGATGCACCGGCTGGACTCGCGGATCCGGCGGCTGAACGAGCTCGGCTTCGACGTCGCCGAGATCGACATCATCACCGACTGGGACGGCAGCCAGGTCCGGATCCAGCCGAAGGTCGTGGACGCCGGCCACCACTCGCGGCGGCTGCTCCGGCTCACCGGTCTGGACGTCGAGGAGAACCAGGCGCGCCGGCTGCTCAACGACCTGGACTCGTTCGCGGCCGCGACCGACCAGCAGAACGAGGACGAGGAGATCGTCGCCCACCAGTGGCTGACCGACGTGTTCGAGCCCGTCGTCCGCTCGGTCCCGCGGAACCTGAGCCGCAAGCTCGAGCCCGCGGAGATCTTCCACGAGGTACTCGAACACCGCTGGTTCCTGTCCGAGGAGGCCGGCCACGAGGTCGACACGATGGAAGCGGCCCGCTCGTACGTGAACGACGTGCTCGCCGCAAAACCCGACGAAAAACTCGCCCTGCCGACAGCACCGGTGTCCGAACCCGACTGA
- a CDS encoding LacI family DNA-binding transcriptional regulator: MTRRLAEVAKKVGVSEATVSRVLNGKPGVSEATREAVLTALDVLGYERPTQLRGDRARLVGLVLPELQNPIFPAFAEVVGGALAQQGFTSLLCTRTLGGVSEADYVDLLLQQQVSGVVFAGGFYAQADAPHQHYELIQERKLPAVLVNAAVDHLGFPQVSSDDYVAAEMAIGHLRALGHRRIGMVLGPRDHIPSRRKLDAFLAAEEADPELVEHAMFSLEGGHAAATKLVNRGVTGIVCASDILALGAIRAVRRAGLSVPDEVSVIGYDDSAMMNCTDPPLTTVRQPIDAMGRAAVDMLVALIERAAVPADELLFEPELVVRASTARARI; this comes from the coding sequence ATGACACGACGACTTGCAGAGGTGGCCAAGAAGGTCGGCGTCAGCGAGGCCACCGTCAGCCGGGTGCTGAACGGGAAGCCCGGCGTGTCCGAGGCCACCCGCGAAGCCGTGCTCACCGCGCTCGACGTCCTCGGGTACGAGCGCCCGACCCAGCTGCGCGGCGACCGGGCGCGGCTGGTCGGCCTGGTGCTGCCGGAGTTGCAGAACCCGATCTTCCCGGCGTTCGCCGAGGTCGTCGGCGGCGCGCTCGCCCAGCAAGGTTTCACCTCCTTGCTCTGCACCCGGACGCTCGGCGGCGTGTCCGAGGCCGACTACGTCGACCTGCTCCTCCAGCAGCAGGTATCGGGCGTGGTGTTCGCCGGCGGGTTCTACGCACAGGCGGACGCGCCGCACCAGCACTACGAGCTGATCCAGGAGCGGAAGCTCCCCGCCGTACTGGTCAACGCCGCGGTCGACCACCTCGGGTTCCCGCAGGTCTCGTCGGACGACTATGTCGCCGCGGAGATGGCGATCGGGCACCTCCGGGCGCTCGGGCATCGCCGGATCGGCATGGTTCTCGGACCCCGCGACCACATCCCGTCGCGGCGGAAGCTGGACGCCTTCCTGGCCGCCGAGGAGGCGGATCCGGAGCTCGTCGAGCACGCGATGTTCTCGCTCGAGGGCGGGCACGCGGCCGCCACCAAACTCGTGAACCGCGGCGTCACCGGCATCGTCTGCGCCAGCGACATCCTTGCGCTCGGCGCGATCCGAGCGGTCCGGCGGGCCGGGCTGAGCGTGCCCGACGAGGTGTCGGTGATCGGGTACGACGACTCCGCGATGATGAACTGCACCGATCCGCCGCTGACCACCGTGCGGCAGCCGATCGACGCGATGGGCCGGGCCGCGGTCGACATGCTGGTCGCGCTGATCGAGCGCGCCGCCGTACCGGCCGACGAGCTGCTGTTCGAGCCCGAGCTCGTCGTCCGCGCCTCCACCGCCCGAGCCCGCATCTAA
- a CDS encoding ABC transporter substrate-binding protein produces the protein MTTARRGLSLLLVMGLGLAAASCGTDDKKPAGDAAGGPVTITVGCEPPKSNPKEREAWEADVATFQKAHPNITVQGKDAFPCINPDTFQAKLAGGTQEDVFYVYYTDVRKIIEKKQGADISQYVGSVGAVKDLRPDVMGVFRDGDKTYGLPRNNYNMGLVYNRKLFTQAGLDPDNPPKTWDDVRAAAKKIAALGPGYVGFGEYSAGNTGGWHFAAELYARGGSMVSDDGKTAAFNSDQGRAVLENLKKMRWDDNSMGSKQLLQWADLMRMLGGGKLGMMIGAPDVVQSVNNDFKGKFEDYGVTAVPESGGQSSLSGGDGYMFNPKASPEKIKAGLQWLEFHELTPGQGQFNYQRAKEQGRPVGLPIPDLYGNSAPGNQINALRKQYATVPVDNFAPYVAAQGNITNKLEPPKAQELYAVLDVAMSAVLTRKDADINKLLADAESKANKILAKNT, from the coding sequence ATGACCACAGCGCGCCGCGGGCTCAGCCTGCTGCTGGTGATGGGACTCGGTCTGGCGGCCGCGTCCTGCGGTACGGACGACAAGAAGCCGGCGGGGGACGCGGCCGGCGGTCCGGTCACGATCACGGTCGGCTGCGAGCCGCCGAAGAGCAACCCGAAGGAGCGCGAGGCCTGGGAGGCCGACGTCGCCACGTTCCAGAAGGCGCATCCGAACATCACGGTCCAGGGCAAGGACGCCTTCCCCTGTATCAACCCCGACACGTTCCAGGCCAAGCTGGCCGGCGGGACGCAGGAGGACGTGTTCTACGTCTACTACACCGACGTCCGGAAGATCATCGAGAAGAAGCAGGGCGCCGACATCAGCCAGTACGTCGGCAGCGTGGGCGCGGTGAAGGACCTGCGGCCGGACGTGATGGGTGTGTTCAGGGACGGCGACAAGACGTACGGGCTGCCGCGGAACAACTACAACATGGGCCTGGTCTACAACCGGAAGCTGTTCACGCAGGCCGGTCTCGACCCGGACAACCCGCCGAAGACATGGGACGACGTACGGGCGGCCGCGAAGAAGATCGCCGCGCTCGGACCGGGGTACGTCGGGTTCGGCGAGTATTCGGCCGGGAACACCGGCGGCTGGCACTTCGCCGCGGAGCTGTACGCGCGCGGCGGGTCGATGGTGAGCGACGACGGCAAGACCGCGGCGTTCAACAGCGACCAGGGCCGGGCGGTGCTGGAGAACCTGAAGAAGATGCGCTGGGACGACAACTCCATGGGCAGCAAGCAGCTGCTGCAGTGGGCGGACCTGATGCGCATGCTGGGCGGCGGCAAGCTCGGCATGATGATCGGTGCGCCGGACGTCGTGCAGTCGGTGAACAACGACTTCAAGGGCAAGTTCGAGGACTACGGCGTGACCGCCGTACCGGAGTCGGGCGGGCAGTCGTCGCTGAGCGGTGGCGACGGGTACATGTTCAACCCGAAGGCGTCGCCGGAGAAGATCAAGGCGGGGCTGCAGTGGCTGGAGTTCCACGAGCTGACGCCGGGGCAGGGGCAGTTCAACTACCAGCGCGCGAAGGAGCAGGGCCGTCCGGTGGGGCTGCCGATCCCGGATCTGTACGGGAACAGTGCCCCGGGCAACCAGATCAACGCACTGCGGAAGCAGTACGCGACGGTGCCGGTGGACAACTTCGCACCGTACGTCGCTGCCCAGGGCAACATCACCAACAAACTCGAACCGCCGAAGGCGCAGGAGCTGTACGCGGTCCTCGACGTCGCGATGTCCGCGGTTCTGACCCGCAAGGACGCCGACATCAACAAGCTGCTCGCGGACGCAGAGTCCAAGGCCAACAAGATCCTCGCGAAGAACACGTAA
- a CDS encoding carbohydrate ABC transporter permease — protein MVREIVLSFQQNNFVDPGKWVGFENFRTVFADPAFAAAWLNTAAFSGLALVIGSAVPFVLAVVLNELKHAKAYLRFVVYLPVMLPPAVAVLLFKWFYDPGSGLFNQALDVVHLPPLSWLDSTSTALISLVIVSTWMNLGTGTLIYLAALQSIPGDLYESAELDGAGLLRRVWHVTIPQTKLILLVMLLLQVVATMQVFIEPYLLTGGGPENATVTVAYLMYQYAFNFGDFGGGSALGLMLMIVLLVFSAVYLRISREEAER, from the coding sequence ATGGTGCGGGAGATCGTGCTCAGTTTTCAGCAGAACAACTTCGTGGATCCGGGGAAGTGGGTCGGGTTCGAGAACTTCAGGACCGTGTTCGCGGACCCGGCGTTCGCGGCGGCGTGGTTGAACACAGCGGCGTTCAGTGGGTTGGCGTTGGTGATCGGGTCTGCCGTGCCGTTCGTACTGGCCGTCGTACTCAACGAGCTGAAGCACGCGAAGGCGTACCTGCGGTTCGTGGTCTACCTGCCGGTGATGCTGCCGCCCGCAGTCGCCGTCCTGCTGTTCAAGTGGTTCTACGACCCAGGATCGGGCCTGTTCAACCAGGCCCTGGACGTCGTACACCTCCCGCCGTTGAGCTGGCTCGACTCCACCAGCACCGCGCTGATCAGCCTGGTGATCGTGTCGACCTGGATGAACCTCGGCACCGGGACCTTGATCTACCTCGCCGCACTGCAGAGCATTCCGGGTGACCTCTACGAGTCGGCCGAACTCGACGGCGCCGGTCTGCTCAGGCGGGTCTGGCATGTGACGATCCCGCAGACCAAGCTCATCCTGCTGGTGATGCTGCTTCTGCAGGTCGTCGCGACCATGCAGGTCTTCATCGAGCCGTACCTGCTGACCGGCGGCGGGCCGGAGAACGCGACGGTGACGGTCGCGTACCTGATGTACCAGTACGCCTTCAACTTCGGCGACTTCGGCGGCGGCTCCGCCCTCGGGCTGATGCTGATGATCGTGCTGCTGGTCTTCTCCGCCGTCTACCTGCGGATCTCGCGCGAGGAGGCGGAACGATGA
- a CDS encoding carbohydrate ABC transporter permease: MRTLVSPLALRTPRGRIVYWTVLTVTVICFTGAFVFPLYWMVTGALKSPDELAQIPPSFFPKSFDFHVYADAWEQLQLGVFLKNTALYAGGAWLFTLAVDVTAAYALSKLRPVLGKLVLGAMLATLMIPPMVLLLPTYLVAKDLPILHADLLNTPWAIWLPAAANGFFVFLLKRFFDSIPKELLEAAEIDGASPLRILWSIVLPVSRPIIGVVSILSVVTVWKDFVWPLLVLPETDKMSISVGIASLSAQMPQNVLIASLVIASLPTILVFFVFQRSIMAGLTAGSLKG, from the coding sequence ATGAGAACCCTCGTGTCACCGCTGGCGCTGCGCACCCCACGCGGCCGGATCGTCTACTGGACGGTCCTCACGGTCACAGTGATCTGCTTCACCGGCGCCTTCGTGTTCCCGCTGTACTGGATGGTGACCGGCGCGCTCAAGTCGCCGGACGAGCTCGCGCAGATCCCGCCGAGCTTCTTCCCGAAGTCGTTCGACTTCCACGTGTACGCCGACGCGTGGGAACAACTGCAGCTCGGGGTGTTCCTGAAGAACACCGCGTTGTACGCCGGCGGTGCCTGGTTGTTCACGTTGGCGGTCGACGTCACCGCGGCGTACGCGCTGTCGAAGCTGCGGCCGGTACTCGGGAAACTTGTACTCGGTGCCATGTTGGCGACGTTGATGATTCCGCCGATGGTGCTGTTGCTGCCGACGTACCTGGTCGCGAAGGATCTGCCGATTCTGCATGCCGATCTGCTGAACACCCCGTGGGCGATCTGGTTGCCGGCGGCGGCCAACGGTTTCTTCGTGTTCCTGTTGAAGCGGTTCTTCGACTCGATCCCGAAGGAGCTGCTGGAAGCCGCGGAGATCGACGGCGCGTCACCGCTGCGCATCCTCTGGTCGATCGTGCTGCCGGTGTCCCGCCCGATCATCGGCGTGGTCTCGATCCTGTCGGTGGTCACCGTCTGGAAGGACTTCGTCTGGCCGCTGCTGGTGCTTCCGGAGACCGACAAGATGTCGATCAGCGTCGGCATCGCGTCGCTTTCCGCCCAGATGCCGCAGAACGTCCTGATTGCGTCGCTGGTGATCGCCAGCCTGCCGACAATCCTTGTTTTCTTCGTATTCCAGCGCAGCATCATGGCCGGCCTCACCGCCGGAAGTCTGAAGGGTTAA
- a CDS encoding glycoside hydrolase family 13 protein, translated as MADEWWRGAAIYQVYLRSFADGNGDGIGDLAGLRERLPYLAELGVDAIWLNPWYPSPMADGGYDVADYRAIDPAFGTLAAAETYIAEAHALGIRTIIDIVPNHGSDQQDWFLQALQAGPGSPERERFLFRPGRDDGPPNDWQSIFNGPAWTQVEDGEWYLHLFAPEQPDFNWRNAEVVEEFHDILRFWLDRGVDGIRIDSAAVLFKDLDSVEESYTDHDEVHEVYRGWRRISDQYQDRFFVGEMWMPDQERFALYLRPDELHTAFNFDFLSRPWEAGELKASIDLTLSTHVPIGAPPTWVLSNHDVTRPVTKYGRADTSFSHQDRKHGMPTDLVLGERRARAAALLAMALPGGLYVYQGEELGLPEVEDLPDDLLQDPIFTRSKGADRGRDGCRVPLPWSGKEPPFGFGDGTPWLPQPADWKNLTVESQFDDQNSMLALYRTGLRLRRELLGDGTLSWVDSAADVLVFRRERLTCVTNLSADAVDLPPYEEVLISSIPLDDGRLPSDATAWIR; from the coding sequence ATGGCGGACGAGTGGTGGCGTGGGGCTGCGATTTATCAGGTGTATCTGCGGAGTTTCGCCGATGGGAACGGGGACGGGATCGGGGATCTGGCAGGTCTGCGGGAGAGGTTGCCATATCTGGCCGAGCTGGGTGTCGACGCGATCTGGTTGAACCCGTGGTACCCGTCGCCGATGGCCGACGGCGGGTACGACGTGGCCGACTACCGGGCGATCGACCCGGCGTTCGGGACGCTGGCGGCGGCGGAGACCTACATCGCGGAGGCGCACGCGCTCGGCATCCGGACGATCATCGACATCGTCCCGAACCATGGGTCGGACCAACAGGACTGGTTCCTCCAGGCACTCCAGGCCGGCCCCGGTTCCCCCGAACGCGAACGCTTCCTGTTCCGCCCCGGCCGCGACGACGGTCCGCCCAACGACTGGCAGTCGATCTTCAACGGACCGGCCTGGACGCAGGTCGAGGACGGCGAGTGGTACCTGCACCTGTTCGCCCCGGAGCAGCCCGACTTCAACTGGCGCAACGCCGAGGTCGTGGAGGAGTTCCACGACATCCTCCGGTTCTGGCTGGACCGCGGCGTCGACGGCATCCGGATCGACAGCGCCGCCGTCCTGTTCAAGGATCTGGACAGCGTCGAGGAGTCGTACACCGACCACGACGAGGTGCATGAGGTGTACCGCGGCTGGCGGCGGATCTCCGACCAGTACCAGGACCGGTTCTTCGTCGGCGAGATGTGGATGCCGGACCAGGAGCGGTTCGCGCTGTACCTGCGCCCGGACGAGCTGCACACCGCGTTCAACTTCGACTTCCTGTCCCGCCCGTGGGAGGCGGGCGAACTGAAGGCGTCGATCGACCTGACGCTGTCGACGCACGTGCCGATCGGTGCGCCGCCGACCTGGGTGCTGTCGAACCACGACGTGACCCGACCGGTGACGAAGTACGGGCGTGCGGACACGTCGTTCTCACATCAGGATCGCAAGCACGGGATGCCGACCGATCTCGTGCTGGGGGAGCGCCGCGCGCGGGCCGCTGCGCTGCTGGCGATGGCGTTGCCTGGTGGTCTGTACGTCTACCAGGGTGAGGAGCTGGGTCTGCCCGAGGTAGAGGATCTGCCGGACGACCTGCTCCAGGACCCGATCTTCACTCGCTCGAAGGGCGCCGATCGCGGACGGGATGGTTGCCGTGTGCCCCTGCCGTGGTCCGGGAAGGAGCCGCCGTTCGGGTTCGGGGACGGTACGCCGTGGTTGCCGCAACCGGCGGACTGGAAGAACCTGACGGTCGAATCGCAGTTCGATGATCAGAACTCGATGTTGGCCCTGTACCGCACCGGACTGCGGTTGCGGCGCGAGTTGCTCGGGGACGGGACTTTGTCCTGGGTGGACTCTGCTGCTGACGTGCTGGTGTTCCGGCGGGAGCGGTTGACGTGTGTCACCAACTTGAGCGCCGACGCGGTCGACCTGCCGCCGTACGAGGAGGTGCTGATCTCCAGCATTCCTCTCGACGACGGCAGGCTTCCGAGCGATGCGACCGCCTGGATCAGGTGA